A stretch of Acidicapsa ligni DNA encodes these proteins:
- a CDS encoding ABC transporter permease, with protein MPTIVNDLRYALRQLRKSPGFTATAILSLALGIGATTAVFSVVHAILMDPFPYANSDRMIHLRLVNAAGQEQGFGLTAAHWQELRKSPVVEDTFAAGGWNLTITGKDLPEDVSADYFSSNAFNYFGVPAALGRGILPSDAVDGQDPQPVAVLSYKFWQRHYSSDPAALGQTLQLLHKNYTIVGVAAPRFMWDDADVYLPLKITQDQVLTYYCGVRLKPGVTHEMADAALQPLMEQFAKETPNHFPHDKFRMRVVGLNADFIKQLGGTLSLLFCAVALLLVIGCGNVSILLLARGTGRRQEFAVRSAIGASRGRMIRQLLTESLLLSLTGAALGVGLAYVSLAKIVAALPQYSFPHEAAIRINVPVLVFCVGVAVFTGVLFGLWPALQLSRPEVSQMMQGSSRKVAGSVHGRRTLNLLIGGQIALTLLMLAGAGAALEGFVRLMHTDLGYDPHNIMSVGIPVHDGTYKTWEERSNYFEQLRAKVATVPGVRIAAISTNATPPANGNDTKFEILGRPGAVDQNGRVNFVSPGYFPALRIPMAEGRIWDETENRNGQAVIVINQTLARKYFPKGDALGHSIKVPELKNQPPYNLIAPGADGWLRIIGIIVDKRDDGLRNPILPEAFVPYTLAMHMYTQILVRSDVSPLTLLHSVRTQVNAVDHDQQTNGNVQDLEHWIMTQPEYAQEQFISWLFGAFALLALALAAVGLYSVVSYSVAQRTNEFGIRMALGAQRGHVLNIVFASTVASVAGGVAAGVVLSLALNKVVAQWAEGSSRDPLMLVGVTLVLTAVAAVACAVPARRASKVDPMTALRYE; from the coding sequence ATGCCAACGATCGTCAACGACCTGCGTTACGCGCTGCGTCAACTTCGCAAATCACCAGGGTTTACTGCTACGGCTATTTTGTCCTTGGCATTGGGTATTGGCGCGACAACGGCGGTTTTCAGCGTGGTTCATGCGATTTTGATGGACCCTTTTCCGTATGCCAATTCTGATCGGATGATTCACTTGCGGCTGGTGAATGCAGCGGGGCAGGAGCAGGGATTTGGATTGACTGCGGCGCATTGGCAGGAGCTTCGCAAGTCGCCGGTGGTCGAAGATACATTTGCGGCGGGCGGATGGAATCTTACGATTACGGGCAAGGATCTACCTGAGGATGTTTCGGCGGATTATTTTTCTTCGAATGCATTCAACTATTTTGGTGTGCCGGCTGCGTTGGGGCGAGGGATTCTTCCTTCGGATGCGGTCGATGGCCAGGATCCGCAGCCGGTTGCGGTGCTGAGTTACAAGTTCTGGCAGCGTCATTACAGTTCCGATCCGGCTGCGTTGGGGCAGACGCTGCAACTGCTGCACAAGAATTACACGATTGTGGGCGTTGCTGCTCCGCGGTTTATGTGGGATGACGCGGATGTCTATCTGCCGCTGAAGATTACGCAGGACCAGGTGCTGACCTATTACTGCGGGGTTCGGCTCAAGCCGGGAGTTACGCATGAGATGGCCGATGCGGCGCTGCAGCCGTTGATGGAGCAGTTCGCGAAGGAAACGCCGAACCATTTCCCGCACGATAAGTTCCGGATGCGCGTGGTGGGACTCAATGCGGACTTTATCAAGCAGCTTGGCGGGACGCTTTCGCTGCTGTTTTGCGCGGTGGCTTTGCTGCTGGTGATTGGGTGCGGCAATGTATCGATTTTGCTGCTGGCGCGGGGTACGGGGAGGCGGCAGGAGTTCGCTGTTCGATCGGCGATTGGGGCTAGTCGCGGACGCATGATTCGGCAGTTGTTGACGGAGTCGCTGCTGCTGTCTTTGACGGGTGCGGCGCTGGGCGTGGGGCTGGCTTATGTATCGCTGGCGAAGATTGTTGCAGCGCTGCCGCAGTATTCCTTTCCGCATGAGGCGGCTATTCGCATCAATGTGCCGGTGCTGGTTTTCTGCGTTGGCGTGGCGGTGTTTACCGGGGTTCTCTTTGGGCTATGGCCAGCGCTGCAACTTTCGCGGCCTGAGGTTAGCCAGATGATGCAGGGGAGTTCGCGCAAGGTGGCTGGGAGTGTGCACGGGCGACGTACGTTGAATTTGCTGATTGGCGGACAGATTGCTTTGACTCTGCTGATGCTTGCGGGAGCGGGTGCGGCGCTGGAGGGGTTTGTGCGGCTGATGCATACCGATCTTGGATACGACCCGCACAACATTATGTCGGTGGGGATTCCTGTGCATGATGGCACGTATAAGACGTGGGAGGAGCGATCGAATTACTTTGAGCAGCTTCGCGCGAAGGTTGCAACGGTGCCGGGGGTGAGGATTGCGGCGATTTCGACGAATGCGACTCCGCCGGCGAATGGAAATGACACCAAGTTTGAGATTCTGGGCAGGCCGGGCGCGGTGGATCAGAATGGACGTGTCAATTTTGTGAGTCCGGGATATTTTCCGGCGTTGCGGATTCCGATGGCGGAGGGGCGGATCTGGGATGAGACGGAAAATCGCAATGGGCAGGCGGTGATTGTGATCAACCAGACGCTGGCGCGCAAGTATTTTCCCAAGGGAGACGCGCTTGGGCACTCGATCAAGGTGCCGGAGCTGAAGAATCAGCCGCCTTATAACCTGATTGCTCCGGGGGCGGATGGCTGGCTGCGTATTATCGGCATCATTGTGGACAAGCGGGATGATGGGTTGCGCAATCCGATTCTGCCGGAGGCCTTTGTGCCTTATACGCTGGCGATGCATATGTATACGCAGATACTGGTGCGGTCGGATGTTTCTCCGCTGACGCTGCTGCATTCGGTTCGCACGCAGGTGAATGCTGTGGATCACGATCAGCAGACGAATGGCAATGTCCAGGACCTGGAGCACTGGATTATGACTCAGCCGGAGTATGCGCAGGAGCAGTTTATTTCGTGGCTGTTTGGTGCGTTTGCATTACTGGCGCTGGCGCTGGCGGCGGTTGGGCTGTACAGCGTGGTTTCATACTCGGTGGCGCAGCGGACGAATGAGTTTGGGATTCGCATGGCGCTTGGGGCGCAGCGAGGGCATGTGCTGAATATTGTGTTTGCTTCCACGGTGGCGAGTGTCGCGGGTGGGGTTGCGGCGGGTGTGGTGCTGTCTTTGGCGTTGAACAAGGTGGTGGCGCAGTGGGCGGAGGGAAGTTCGCGCGATCCGCTGATGCTGGTTGGGGTGACGCTGGTGTTGACGGCGGTTGCTGCGGTTGCTTGTGCTGTTCCGGCGAGGCGGGCTTCGAAGGTGGATCCTATGACGGCTTTGCGGTATGAGTAG
- a CDS encoding TetR/AcrR family transcriptional regulator: MEKVKAPEKLNKHQAKTEATLRCVLDAAEEIFVRDGYERAQIETIALQAGRTKGAIYAHFRSKEDIFFALMERKGAERRDMFLRSAEGASSQRQMEIIKEIFLDALEEENWPILLLEFKLFALRNTASLQRVRELHQLLYESSGRKLFLRIGITGKKKQDKAEVGLAVLRSMPSAIVLERQFSPVLGKPGITREVFEGVFDSLLGASGKRGTASSQKTVKRSRPALSGRARSGKARSGKAGKVKKG, encoded by the coding sequence ATGGAAAAAGTAAAGGCGCCAGAGAAGCTGAATAAGCACCAGGCCAAGACGGAAGCGACACTTCGCTGTGTACTGGACGCTGCCGAGGAGATTTTCGTTCGCGACGGATACGAACGTGCGCAGATCGAGACGATTGCATTGCAGGCGGGCCGGACAAAAGGCGCTATCTATGCTCACTTTCGAAGCAAGGAAGATATCTTCTTTGCGCTGATGGAACGTAAGGGAGCAGAGCGTCGCGATATGTTCCTTCGCTCTGCCGAGGGGGCATCGAGCCAGCGCCAGATGGAGATTATCAAGGAGATCTTTCTCGATGCCCTGGAGGAAGAGAACTGGCCGATTCTACTGCTGGAGTTCAAGCTGTTTGCGCTGCGGAATACGGCATCTTTGCAGCGGGTGCGGGAGCTGCATCAACTGCTCTACGAGAGTTCGGGAAGAAAGCTGTTTCTTCGAATCGGCATTACGGGCAAGAAGAAGCAGGACAAGGCCGAAGTAGGTCTGGCTGTTCTGCGAAGTATGCCCAGCGCGATTGTATTGGAGAGACAGTTCAGCCCGGTGCTGGGCAAGCCGGGGATTACGCGAGAGGTGTTTGAAGGCGTATTCGATTCTCTGCTTGGTGCGAGTGGTAAGCGGGGTACAGCTTCATCGCAAAAAACGGTCAAGCGGTCGAGGCCTGCTTTATCAGGAAGGGCAAGATCAGGGAAGGCAAGATCGGGAAAAGCGGGCAAGGTGAAAAAAGGATAG
- a CDS encoding DUF4410 domain-containing protein, translating into MPCIKPIIIAILAMNIASIYAETTSVQPGTIDNISATHVAGLPEIKPNVKGSLAFTAEELTFSNSEVHSSIPLNRISNVFAGDERTEPWGTTGRIVRKVIPYGGGSALGAMTNQKVDLLTVEFRDIHEGYHGVVFIVPKQKAAEIRDRLMPKTPISEPHPLQACSALDTNARSVLVEPLTESQIELPAEYRVLIYEQLIKQLKAKRPSDTFFRTGDLSTGPGCTALTLRVTVTAFKKGNRAVRASTGPLGLFLGTTSLTFDVSLQDTQEKNVFHKQIKKSNRSDSDSLGLADAIAKGVAKQFDKSLNKSATQTASLN; encoded by the coding sequence ATGCCCTGTATCAAACCAATCATCATCGCCATTCTTGCCATGAATATCGCCTCTATTTACGCAGAGACGACCTCGGTCCAGCCCGGCACCATCGATAACATCAGCGCCACCCACGTCGCCGGGCTTCCGGAGATCAAGCCCAACGTGAAAGGCAGTCTCGCATTCACAGCCGAGGAACTCACTTTTTCCAACTCCGAAGTACACTCATCCATCCCGCTGAACCGAATCTCAAATGTCTTCGCCGGAGATGAGCGAACCGAACCCTGGGGCACCACCGGAAGGATAGTCCGCAAAGTCATTCCCTACGGCGGTGGATCGGCTCTGGGAGCCATGACAAATCAAAAGGTCGACCTTCTCACCGTGGAGTTTCGCGACATCCACGAGGGATATCACGGCGTTGTATTCATCGTGCCAAAACAAAAGGCCGCCGAGATTCGCGACCGGCTCATGCCGAAAACTCCAATTTCTGAACCGCATCCCCTACAAGCCTGTTCAGCATTGGACACGAACGCAAGATCGGTGCTGGTCGAACCACTGACCGAAAGCCAGATAGAACTACCAGCCGAGTATCGAGTACTGATCTACGAGCAATTAATCAAGCAGCTCAAAGCGAAACGCCCCTCCGACACATTCTTTCGCACCGGCGATCTCTCCACCGGGCCCGGCTGCACCGCCCTGACCCTGCGAGTCACTGTCACCGCTTTCAAAAAAGGCAATCGAGCCGTTCGCGCCTCGACAGGACCGTTGGGATTATTTCTCGGTACCACCTCGCTTACCTTCGACGTCAGCCTGCAGGACACGCAGGAAAAGAACGTCTTCCATAAGCAGATCAAGAAAAGTAATCGGAGCGACTCCGACAGCCTCGGCCTCGCAGATGCAATCGCAAAAGGCGTAGCAAAACAATTTGACAAATCCCTGAATAAATCCGCCACGCAGACAGCCAGCCTCAATTGA
- a CDS encoding ABC transporter permease gives MKRLYLLLVRMVAAPRSWFRATAHRDRLEAEMEYELADHLERLTADLIRAGYSVREANRRAQIALGSTVVHKDAMRASLGLRLWDELSADLMYAFRRLRRSVGFTLVAAISLALAIGANTTIFSFAKQMLYERLAVPDAAELRLLAWTGTEKHVAVHHIWGDYDPLANGQVTSSAFSYPAYMQLRAQNRGGNGVMQDLFAFKETGMNATVAGNAQPVQTEIVSGNYYSVLGIRPVLGRIILPSDDVSAGQGPVAVISYGLWEREFGRSPRALGQGIKLNDMSFTIIGVNPKSFTGAKSTQQSPDVFVPISMQPLISPHGAGSLLTDNNEWWVNVMGRIRPGISDIAAQTVLDGQLGAVTRATITVRPKEDVPRMDLRDGSHGLFAQQKMFAKPMAVLLTMVGFVLLLACANIANLMLARGTQRQREMSVRLALGAGRKRIVRQMLVESLVLAGLGGVGGVIFGFIGSSLAPKLTENAWERSDFHVHFDWMVLGFTAGITILTGVLFGLAPAWAASRAGVGSGLKESSQSVTRRRKGWGGKSLVGFQVALSTLLVIGAGLFLRTLASLNAVDVGFRTDHLLLTEISPPPKIYPAGKDIALHTRLLEAFAATPGVDAVSPAWVPYISDDISRTDFKLEGVTYEDDAEDMNVVGSNFFSMLRIPVYAGRSFGLQDTATSTKVGIINASLAKKRFPNQNPIGRKFSVGGHNSDGVGGKVTEEWIIIIGVCGDTRYASLRAVPPPQFFLPFSQQTDAGGAVTYEVQTRMSPEAIVPLLRKVVQRQDTDLPLINVRTQRQQIDSTTQQERIFVAMTSSFGMLALALASVGIYGVMAYSVANRTNEIGIRLALGAQPRQVLTMILREATWISLAGVAVGLIAALALAQAVKSMLYGLQPADPVSLISGAALLILVGLAASWLPARRAASVQPIEALRHE, from the coding sequence ATGAAGCGCCTGTATCTGCTTCTTGTCCGGATGGTGGCTGCTCCTCGCTCCTGGTTTCGGGCTACGGCGCATCGTGACCGCCTTGAAGCGGAGATGGAGTATGAGCTTGCGGACCATCTTGAGCGGCTTACTGCTGATTTAATTCGTGCAGGTTACTCGGTTCGCGAGGCCAATCGCCGGGCGCAGATCGCGCTGGGCTCAACGGTTGTTCATAAGGATGCTATGCGTGCTTCTTTGGGTTTGCGTCTATGGGATGAGCTTTCTGCCGATCTGATGTATGCCTTTCGCCGGTTGCGCCGCAGTGTGGGATTTACTTTAGTCGCGGCTATTTCTCTGGCACTGGCTATCGGTGCGAATACGACCATTTTTTCTTTTGCCAAGCAGATGCTCTATGAGCGGCTCGCGGTTCCGGATGCTGCGGAATTGCGTTTACTTGCGTGGACAGGAACTGAGAAGCACGTGGCTGTCCATCACATCTGGGGCGACTACGACCCGCTTGCCAATGGCCAGGTTACCAGTTCTGCGTTCTCTTATCCGGCATATATGCAATTGCGCGCTCAGAATCGTGGCGGCAATGGCGTGATGCAGGATCTTTTCGCGTTCAAGGAAACGGGGATGAACGCGACAGTCGCGGGCAACGCACAGCCGGTGCAGACAGAGATCGTGTCAGGGAATTACTACAGCGTACTGGGTATAAGGCCGGTTTTGGGACGGATAATTCTGCCTTCAGATGATGTATCTGCCGGACAGGGGCCGGTTGCTGTGATCAGTTATGGCTTGTGGGAGCGTGAATTTGGCCGTTCGCCACGGGCGCTCGGACAGGGAATCAAGCTGAACGACATGTCGTTTACGATCATTGGGGTCAATCCAAAGAGCTTTACCGGAGCGAAGAGTACGCAGCAGTCGCCGGATGTTTTTGTTCCCATAAGCATGCAGCCACTGATTTCGCCGCATGGTGCCGGATCGTTGTTGACTGACAACAATGAATGGTGGGTCAACGTGATGGGTCGCATCCGGCCGGGTATATCCGATATTGCGGCGCAGACCGTATTGGATGGCCAGTTGGGAGCGGTTACACGGGCTACGATTACGGTTCGCCCCAAGGAAGATGTGCCGCGGATGGATCTTCGCGACGGCAGCCATGGTTTGTTTGCACAACAGAAGATGTTTGCCAAACCGATGGCGGTGTTGCTTACGATGGTGGGCTTCGTTCTTCTGTTGGCGTGCGCCAATATCGCCAATTTGATGCTGGCGCGCGGTACACAGCGGCAGCGGGAGATGTCCGTTCGGCTGGCGCTGGGCGCGGGCCGCAAGAGAATTGTTCGGCAGATGCTGGTAGAGAGTCTGGTACTGGCTGGGCTGGGTGGAGTTGGAGGAGTAATCTTCGGCTTCATCGGCAGCAGTCTCGCTCCCAAGTTGACGGAGAATGCCTGGGAACGCAGTGACTTTCACGTTCATTTCGATTGGATGGTCTTAGGGTTTACGGCTGGGATCACGATTCTGACCGGAGTTCTTTTTGGCCTGGCTCCTGCGTGGGCGGCATCGAGGGCCGGGGTTGGCAGTGGGCTGAAGGAATCTTCACAATCGGTAACACGGCGGCGCAAGGGGTGGGGCGGCAAATCTCTGGTGGGATTCCAGGTTGCCCTCTCGACGTTGCTGGTGATCGGGGCTGGTTTGTTTCTGCGTACGCTGGCTAGTTTGAATGCAGTGGATGTTGGATTCCGGACGGATCATTTGCTGCTGACCGAGATCAGCCCGCCACCGAAGATTTATCCGGCTGGCAAGGATATTGCTCTGCATACTCGATTGCTTGAGGCTTTCGCGGCTACTCCGGGTGTGGATGCGGTATCTCCGGCGTGGGTGCCGTATATTTCCGACGATATTTCGCGGACCGATTTTAAGCTGGAGGGCGTAACGTACGAGGACGACGCTGAGGATATGAACGTTGTTGGCAGCAACTTCTTCTCCATGCTGCGGATTCCAGTATATGCCGGGCGTAGTTTTGGGCTGCAGGATACAGCGACGTCGACAAAGGTGGGCATTATCAATGCCAGCCTGGCAAAGAAGCGCTTTCCAAATCAGAATCCGATTGGGCGTAAATTCTCTGTCGGTGGACACAATAGCGATGGAGTTGGCGGCAAGGTGACTGAGGAATGGATCATCATCATCGGAGTGTGCGGAGATACTCGGTATGCAAGCCTGCGAGCTGTGCCGCCACCGCAGTTCTTTTTGCCGTTTAGCCAGCAGACGGACGCGGGCGGGGCGGTGACGTATGAAGTTCAGACGCGGATGAGTCCTGAGGCGATAGTGCCGTTGTTGCGCAAGGTAGTACAGAGGCAGGATACGGATTTGCCGCTGATCAACGTGCGTACGCAGCGGCAGCAGATCGATTCCACGACGCAGCAGGAGCGCATTTTTGTGGCGATGACTTCGAGCTTTGGAATGTTGGCGCTGGCGCTGGCTTCTGTGGGGATTTATGGGGTGATGGCGTATTCGGTGGCTAACCGGACGAATGAAATTGGGATTCGCCTGGCGCTGGGTGCGCAGCCGAGGCAGGTGCTCACGATGATTTTGCGTGAGGCTACGTGGATTTCGCTGGCGGGAGTTGCTGTTGGGCTGATTGCCGCGCTGGCACTGGCGCAGGCGGTGAAGTCGATGCTTTATGGATTGCAGCCCGCTGACCCGGTCAGTTTGATTTCCGGGGCAGCGCTGCTGATCCTGGTGGGGCTGGCAGCTAGCTGGCTCCCGGCGCGGCGGGCTGCTTCCGTGCAGCCGATTGAGGCGCTACGCCACGAATAG
- a CDS encoding PadR family transcriptional regulator produces the protein MDKQLELLQGTLDLLILKAVSLGPLHGYGVLLRIQQISGQALVIQQGSLYPALYRLEHQGVIASEWGESDNNRKAKFYELTTAGRLRLEDETQKWNRMAGIMGIILTATPQTIEAEI, from the coding sequence TTGGATAAGCAATTGGAGCTTTTGCAGGGTACGCTGGACCTGCTTATTTTGAAGGCTGTTTCGCTGGGACCTTTGCATGGTTATGGAGTTTTGCTGAGGATTCAGCAGATTTCGGGACAGGCGCTGGTGATCCAGCAGGGGTCGCTTTATCCCGCGCTTTACAGGCTTGAGCACCAGGGAGTGATCGCCAGTGAGTGGGGTGAGAGCGACAACAACCGCAAGGCCAAGTTCTATGAGCTCACCACGGCTGGGCGATTGCGCCTGGAAGACGAGACCCAAAAATGGAATCGTATGGCGGGGATTATGGGCATCATTCTGACGGCTACTCCGCAGACGATTGAGGCGGAGATATGA
- a CDS encoding TIGR03790 family protein, whose translation MVYNADSPISTAIARDYSSRRGVTKIVRIQCADSAVNTANETISFADYKSRIAGPVSIFLAKHKEINFIVLTKGVPIRIDGGDTGSRDEQSTGNLHPSVDSYLAAIDYPIIQGAVKISIHGSGASGFGWLNRYWKATEPFTHAAFGGYLVTRLDGYTQADAEALVSRAIAAEKSPVPGEVLFDVQPIFKFTTDEVTSQPLTITGNIPDESDYGSWNADMVKAAGLLKSAQIPYELDTSETFVGGRSKLLGYFSWGSNDPKFTNEAYRSLQFAPGAIADTAVSTSARTFLPTTGGQSLITELIANGITGVKGYSDEPLLQAIASPSITMQRYTSGFTLAESFYAASRFVGWEDIVIGDPLCQAPASLRIAPK comes from the coding sequence TTGGTTTATAACGCAGATAGTCCCATTTCCACTGCGATTGCCAGGGACTATTCCAGCAGGCGCGGAGTTACAAAGATCGTTCGTATCCAATGTGCTGATTCAGCCGTGAACACAGCCAATGAGACGATTTCGTTTGCCGACTACAAGAGCCGGATTGCAGGGCCGGTGAGCATCTTCCTGGCGAAGCATAAAGAGATTAACTTTATCGTTCTAACCAAAGGTGTTCCGATCCGGATTGATGGGGGCGATACCGGTTCTAGGGATGAGCAATCGACAGGAAATCTGCATCCTTCTGTCGACAGCTATCTGGCCGCGATTGATTATCCGATCATCCAGGGTGCGGTAAAGATCAGCATTCATGGATCTGGCGCATCGGGATTTGGATGGCTGAATCGCTATTGGAAGGCTACGGAGCCTTTCACCCATGCCGCTTTTGGCGGCTATCTTGTAACTCGCCTCGATGGTTATACGCAAGCGGATGCCGAGGCTCTGGTGAGCCGAGCGATTGCGGCGGAGAAGAGTCCCGTCCCCGGAGAAGTTCTGTTCGATGTTCAGCCTATCTTCAAATTCACGACAGATGAGGTTACGAGCCAGCCGTTGACGATTACCGGCAATATTCCTGACGAGTCCGATTATGGTTCCTGGAATGCGGACATGGTGAAAGCGGCAGGTTTGCTCAAATCGGCGCAAATCCCTTACGAGTTGGATACGAGTGAGACTTTCGTCGGCGGCAGATCCAAGCTGCTCGGGTATTTTTCCTGGGGGAGCAATGATCCGAAGTTCACAAATGAAGCTTACCGATCTCTCCAGTTTGCACCCGGGGCCATTGCCGATACCGCAGTATCCACCAGTGCGCGAACGTTTTTGCCGACTACGGGCGGCCAGTCTCTCATTACAGAATTGATCGCAAACGGAATCACAGGCGTGAAGGGTTATTCGGATGAACCTCTGCTGCAGGCCATTGCTTCGCCTTCGATCACTATGCAGCGGTACACCTCTGGATTCACTTTGGCCGAGAGCTTCTATGCTGCATCACGATTTGTCGGTTGGGAAGATATTGTCATTGGCGATCCGCTTTGCCAGGCTCCCGCCTCTCTACGCATCGCTCCTAAATAG
- a CDS encoding MarC family protein: MIIDNRATGMLNELRTTPYFRFSLLAISSIFFLVDPFAAIPSFLAITNGADQARRTRMARKGAITCFIVLATFALVGKYIFTMFGITLPAFEIAGGLILLLIGLDMLEAKRSPTQEASGDTEEAASKEDAGVVPLGIPMLAGPGAISSVMVLAGQVTTIWQMGAILGCIAFTALVSYWVLAGASRVRKFMGETGIRILVRIMGMLLMALAMQFFVNGLTDLGVIAHQTP, translated from the coding sequence GTGATCATCGATAACCGAGCGACGGGCATGTTGAATGAACTGCGGACGACGCCCTATTTCCGCTTCTCACTGCTGGCCATCAGTTCCATCTTCTTCCTGGTCGATCCTTTTGCCGCAATTCCGTCGTTTCTGGCTATTACAAATGGCGCAGACCAGGCACGCCGCACGCGGATGGCTCGCAAGGGAGCGATCACCTGCTTCATCGTGCTGGCGACTTTTGCCCTGGTCGGGAAATACATCTTCACTATGTTTGGGATTACGCTGCCGGCGTTTGAAATTGCGGGCGGCCTGATTCTGTTGCTGATTGGCCTGGATATGCTGGAGGCCAAGCGTTCTCCCACGCAGGAAGCAAGTGGCGATACGGAAGAGGCTGCCAGCAAAGAGGACGCAGGCGTCGTCCCGCTGGGAATTCCGATGCTGGCGGGACCCGGTGCGATTTCAAGCGTCATGGTTCTGGCTGGCCAGGTGACAACAATCTGGCAAATGGGCGCAATCCTGGGATGTATCGCATTTACCGCCCTTGTCAGCTATTGGGTACTCGCAGGGGCCAGCCGGGTGCGTAAGTTTATGGGGGAGACAGGTATTCGCATCCTCGTGCGCATCATGGGCATGCTATTGATGGCCCTGGCTATGCAATTCTTCGTAAATGGGCTCACAGATCTGGGTGTTATCGCTCATCAGACGCCATAA
- the mtnC gene encoding acireductone synthase, which produces MGFPPPKVYLLDVEGTTSPISLVYEQLFPYARKHIESFLRSHIDEPGLRADLAAFGEADADPEQRIATAMHHLLDLMDRDVKDPLLKKIQGQVWNSGFLSGELIGTVFPDVAPAFARWSKKARVAIYSSGSVEAQQLLFGHSSAGDLRPYISAYFDTRSGPKTSPESYRVIANCLGVETGEILFVSDVVRELGPAREAGCQAALSLREGNQPVSDRNGHIAAASFEELL; this is translated from the coding sequence ATGGGCTTTCCGCCTCCTAAGGTCTATCTATTAGATGTTGAGGGAACGACGTCGCCCATTTCCCTGGTGTATGAGCAGCTTTTTCCCTATGCGCGGAAGCATATAGAGTCATTTCTTCGCTCCCATATAGATGAGCCGGGGTTGCGGGCAGATCTGGCGGCGTTCGGAGAAGCCGATGCCGACCCCGAACAGAGGATTGCAACTGCCATGCATCATCTACTGGATCTGATGGATCGCGACGTCAAAGACCCTCTATTGAAGAAAATTCAAGGCCAGGTATGGAACTCCGGCTTTTTGTCCGGCGAATTGATCGGGACGGTGTTTCCAGACGTAGCGCCTGCTTTCGCGCGCTGGAGCAAGAAGGCCAGGGTCGCTATCTACTCTTCCGGAAGCGTTGAAGCTCAGCAACTGTTGTTTGGGCATTCGAGCGCAGGAGATCTCAGGCCGTATATCTCCGCCTACTTTGATACGCGCAGCGGGCCCAAGACTTCGCCCGAGAGTTATCGGGTGATTGCGAATTGCCTGGGAGTGGAAACAGGAGAGATTCTTTTCGTTTCCGATGTAGTTCGAGAGCTGGGTCCGGCGCGTGAAGCCGGTTGCCAAGCAGCTCTGAGCCTCCGGGAAGGGAATCAGCCGGTTTCGGACAGGAATGGTCATATCGCGGCCGCATCGTTTGAGGAACTTTTGTAA
- a CDS encoding 1,2-dihydroxy-3-keto-5-methylthiopentene dioxygenase → MAIVFIPAEDKSIHDERGIRAELATVGVDYERWDLSRVSADASAEEVLAAYAVEIDDMKRSGGYRTADVIDVNPETPGLDAMLSKFDREHTHSEDEVRFILAGSGVFFLNAKDGRVLSVEVRPGDMIRVPSGTAHWFTLCNDRRIRAIRWFQDTKGWTPEYTESGVDAGYQPICFGPEYLGARANTTISA, encoded by the coding sequence ATGGCTATTGTTTTTATTCCCGCTGAAGACAAGTCGATTCACGATGAACGGGGCATTCGCGCTGAACTGGCAACGGTGGGCGTGGATTACGAGCGCTGGGATCTTTCCCGCGTCTCGGCAGATGCCTCGGCAGAAGAGGTCCTGGCAGCTTATGCGGTTGAGATCGATGACATGAAGCGGTCTGGCGGCTATCGGACGGCGGACGTGATCGATGTGAATCCTGAAACTCCGGGGCTGGATGCGATGCTGAGCAAGTTCGACCGCGAGCATACGCACTCTGAGGATGAGGTTCGGTTCATTCTAGCCGGGAGCGGAGTCTTTTTCCTGAACGCGAAAGATGGTCGAGTGCTATCGGTCGAGGTCAGGCCAGGGGATATGATCCGCGTGCCGAGTGGGACGGCGCACTGGTTTACCTTGTGCAACGACCGGCGCATTCGGGCGATCCGTTGGTTTCAGGACACGAAAGGCTGGACTCCGGAGTATACGGAGAGTGGTGTCGATGCCGGGTATCAGCCCATCTGCTTCGGTCCGGAGTACCTTGGGGCTCGCGCAAACACGACCATCAGCGCATAA